In Prunus dulcis chromosome 1, ALMONDv2, whole genome shotgun sequence, the following are encoded in one genomic region:
- the LOC117631317 gene encoding probable helicase MAGATAMA 3 isoform X7, with protein MAVDKDKLQEAAPIARFHKIVLGWDYYGLLTELTKNEKKNKKKNKGEIDDGLGMGKVKDTYKDVDDYISTYEPLLFEEVKAQIIQSKDENQLLNPKRNLVVACTEVDGFHLATLTYEKSDMDDKEAISQNDLLLLLKPNHQDKEELPTVYAFALVESRQASSFRIRMYLAGEAKNLKTDAVETCPRLLNIKSLVTSSIEGERFFVTRKICSLSTIAREYVALWSIGSLPFKDIILGAAEKNIDSEGQAWKISRPLEEFIKDNLNESQQNAIQAGLSRKPFILIQQWVTNHKASAKVNCSGEKPEVVNSSRKYRVRVLVCAPSNSALDEIVLRVLNSGVRDESDRSYNPKIVRIGLKAHHSVQAVSMDDMVERKKGSMGGSKDRDGGADRFRAEILEEAVIVFSTLSFSGSPLFSKYNRGFDVVIIDEAAQAVEPAILVPLTNGCKQVFLIGDPVQLPATVISPIAAKFGYGMSLFERFQRAGYPVTMLKMQYRMHPEIRSFPSREFYSESLEDGPNIKEQTKRSWHDYRCFGPFCFFDLHEAKESEDSGSKSNDAEVEFVMLLYNKLVSKYPELKSSHQFAIISPYAAQVNLLKERFKSTFGVQSEKVVDITTVDGCQGREKDVAIFSCVRASEKGAIGFLADFRRMNVGITRAKSSILVVGSASTLRKGDKHWNNLVESAEKRDSVFKVSKPYASFFSDENLESMAIKKESSMEEVQNDELDNDPGSYNFGDADQAQGDDNDYGDGDGEADMGDGGDD; from the exons ATGGCGGTGGACAAAGACAAGCTTCAGGAAGCCGCTCCCATTGCTCGTTTCCACAAGATTGTTCTCGGTTGGGACTACTACGGCCTCCTCACAGAGTTAACT aagaatgagaagaagaataagaagaagaataagggAGAGATAGATGACGGTTTAGGAATGGGAAAAGTGAAAGACACCTACAAAGATGTGGATGACTATATCTCTACTTATGAACCCCTTCTTTTTGAAGAAGTCAAAGCTCAGATTATTCAGAGCAAAGACGAGAATCAAT TACTAAACCCCAAGAGAAATTTGGTTGTGGCGTGCACTGAAGTTGATGGGTTTCACTTAGCAACTCTTACCTATGAGAAGAGTGACATGGATGACAAGGAAGCAATATCACAGAATgatcttttgcttcttttgaaacCAAAT CATCAAGACAAGGAAGAACTCCCAACAGTCTATGCTTTTGCATTGGTAGAAAGTCGTCAGGCAAGTTCTTTTAGGATTAGAATGTATTTGGCCGGAGAAGCCAAAAACTTGAAGACAGATGCAGTTGAAACTTGTCCAAGGTTGTTAAACATAAAGTCATTGGTTACTTCTAGTATTGAAGGAGAGAGGTTTTTTGTCACTCGAAAG ATTTGCAGTTTATCAACTATTGCTCGTGAATATGTAGCTCTATGGTCAATTGGCTCTCTGCCCTTTAAGGATATAATTCTTGGAGCTGCTGAGAAAAATATCGATTCAGAAGGCCAAGCCTGGAAAATTTCTAGGCCTCTGGAGGAATTTATAAAAGACAATCTTAATGAATCACAACAAAACGCCATACAA GCCGGTCTATCGCGTAAACCATTTATCCTGATACAG CAGTGGGTCACAAACCATAAAGCTTCGGCAAAAGTTAACTGTTCAGGAGAA AAACCAGAAGTAGTCAATTCTAGTCGTAAATACCGCGTACGTGTCCTCGTGTGTGCTCCTTCAAACTCTGCCCTGGATGAGATTGTGTTGCGTGTTCTGAACAGTG GTGTGCGTGATGAAAGTGACCGTTCATATAATCCCAAAATTGTGCGGATTGGTCTTAAGGCTCATCATTCAGTCCAAGCAGTCTCCATGGATGACATG GTAGAACGAAAGAAAGGAAGCATGGGGGGTAGTAAAGACAGAGATGGAGGTGCTGATAGGTTTCGAGCAGAAATTTTGGAGGAGGCAGTTATT GTCTTCTCTACCCTTAGCTTTAGTGGTTCACCTCTTTTCAGTAAATACAATCGCGGTTTTGATGTAGTTATAATAGATGAAGCTGCACAAGCT GTGGAACCAGCTATTCTTGTTCCATTGACAAATGGATGCAAACAAGTATTTCTG ATTGGTGACCCGGTTCAACTGCCAGCTACTGTAATTTCTCCAATTGCTGCTAAATTTGG GTATGGAATGAGTTTGTTTGAGAGATTTCAAAGGGCTGGTTATCCAGTGACCATGCTGAAGATGCAGTACCGAATGCATCCAGAG ATTAGGAGCTTTCCTTCTCGAGAGTTTTATTCAGAGTCATTGGAGGATGGTCCTAATATTAAAGAGCAGACAAAGCGTTCCTGGCATGACTATCGCTGCTTTggacccttttgtttttttgactTACATGAAGCGAAAGAATCGGAGGACTCAGGAAGTAAATCTAATGATGCTGAGGTAGAATTTGTCATGCTCTTGTACAATAAGTTGGTCAGTAAATATCCAGAGCTTAAATCAAGTCATCAGTTCGCGATTATATCACCCTATGCTGCACAAGTAAACCTCTTGAAAGAACGTTTCAAAAGTACTTTCGGAGTGCAGTCTGAGAAAGTAGTGGATATTACTACTGTTGATGGTTGCCAG GGACGTGAAAAGGATGTTGCAATATTTTCTTGTGTCAGGGCAAGCGAGAAAGGAGCCATTGGGTTTTTGGCTGATTTCCGGCGAATGAATGTTGGGATCACAAGAGCAAAATCTTCTATATTG GTAGTGGGATCTGCATCAACATTAAGGAAAGGTGACAAGCATTGGAATAACCTAGTGGAAAGTGCTGAAAAGAGAGACTCTGTATTTAAG GTTTCGAAGCCGTATGCTTCATTTTTCAGTGATGAGAATCTGGAATCCATGGCAATCAAGAAAGAATCCTCCATGGAGGAAGTTCAGAATGATGAGCTGGATAACGATCCAGGTTCCTACAATTTTGGGGATGCTGACCAAGCACAGGGAGATGACAATGACTATGGAGACGGAGATGGGGAGGCAGACATGGGTGACGGCGGCGATGACTGA
- the LOC117631317 gene encoding probable helicase MAGATAMA 3 isoform X11: protein MAVDKDKLQEAAPIARFHKIVLGWDYYGLLTELTKNEKKNKKKNKGEIDDGLGMGKVKDTYKDVDDYISTYEPLLFEEVKAQIIQSKDENQLLNPKRNLVVACTEVDGFHLATLTYEKSDMDDKEAISQNDLLLLLKPNHQDKEELPTVYAFALVESRQASSFRIRMYLAGEAKNLKTDAVETCPRLLNIKSLVTSSIEGERFFVTRKICSLSTIAREYVALWSIGSLPFKDIILGAAEKNIDSEGQAWKISRPLEEFIKDNLNESQQNAIQAGLSRKPFILIQGPPGTGKTQTILGLLSAILHATPARVHSSSGSQTIKLRQKLTVQEKFHHWQLASPWLSGSNPREEIMPVNGDDGFFPTTGNELKPEVVNSSRKYRVRVLVCAPSNSALDEIVLRVLNSGVRDESDRSYNPKIVRIGLKAHHSVQAVSMDDMVERKKGSMGGSKDRDGGADRFRAEILEEAVIVFSTLSFSGSPLFSKYNRGFDVVIIDEAAQAVEPAILVPLTNGCKQVFLIGDPVQLPATVISPIAAKFGYGMSLFERFQRAGYPVTMLKMQYRMHPEGREKDVAIFSCVRASEKGAIGFLADFRRMNVGITRAKSSILVVGSASTLRKGDKHWNNLVESAEKRDSVFKVSKPYASFFSDENLESMAIKKESSMEEVQNDELDNDPGSYNFGDADQAQGDDNDYGDGDGEADMGDGGDD from the exons ATGGCGGTGGACAAAGACAAGCTTCAGGAAGCCGCTCCCATTGCTCGTTTCCACAAGATTGTTCTCGGTTGGGACTACTACGGCCTCCTCACAGAGTTAACT aagaatgagaagaagaataagaagaagaataagggAGAGATAGATGACGGTTTAGGAATGGGAAAAGTGAAAGACACCTACAAAGATGTGGATGACTATATCTCTACTTATGAACCCCTTCTTTTTGAAGAAGTCAAAGCTCAGATTATTCAGAGCAAAGACGAGAATCAAT TACTAAACCCCAAGAGAAATTTGGTTGTGGCGTGCACTGAAGTTGATGGGTTTCACTTAGCAACTCTTACCTATGAGAAGAGTGACATGGATGACAAGGAAGCAATATCACAGAATgatcttttgcttcttttgaaacCAAAT CATCAAGACAAGGAAGAACTCCCAACAGTCTATGCTTTTGCATTGGTAGAAAGTCGTCAGGCAAGTTCTTTTAGGATTAGAATGTATTTGGCCGGAGAAGCCAAAAACTTGAAGACAGATGCAGTTGAAACTTGTCCAAGGTTGTTAAACATAAAGTCATTGGTTACTTCTAGTATTGAAGGAGAGAGGTTTTTTGTCACTCGAAAG ATTTGCAGTTTATCAACTATTGCTCGTGAATATGTAGCTCTATGGTCAATTGGCTCTCTGCCCTTTAAGGATATAATTCTTGGAGCTGCTGAGAAAAATATCGATTCAGAAGGCCAAGCCTGGAAAATTTCTAGGCCTCTGGAGGAATTTATAAAAGACAATCTTAATGAATCACAACAAAACGCCATACAA GCCGGTCTATCGCGTAAACCATTTATCCTGATACAG GGTCCTCCAGGGACAGGGAAGACACAAACTATCCTTGGGCTTCTTAGTGCCATTTTGCATGCAACACCAGCAAGAGTGCACTCCAG CAGTGGGTCACAAACCATAAAGCTTCGGCAAAAGTTAACTGTTCAGGAGAA ATTCCATCATTGGCAATTAGCATCTCCATGGCTTAGTGGTAGCAATCCTAGAGAGGAAATAATGCCTGTTAATGGTGATGATGGTTTTTTTCCGACCACTGGAAATGAGTTA AAACCAGAAGTAGTCAATTCTAGTCGTAAATACCGCGTACGTGTCCTCGTGTGTGCTCCTTCAAACTCTGCCCTGGATGAGATTGTGTTGCGTGTTCTGAACAGTG GTGTGCGTGATGAAAGTGACCGTTCATATAATCCCAAAATTGTGCGGATTGGTCTTAAGGCTCATCATTCAGTCCAAGCAGTCTCCATGGATGACATG GTAGAACGAAAGAAAGGAAGCATGGGGGGTAGTAAAGACAGAGATGGAGGTGCTGATAGGTTTCGAGCAGAAATTTTGGAGGAGGCAGTTATT GTCTTCTCTACCCTTAGCTTTAGTGGTTCACCTCTTTTCAGTAAATACAATCGCGGTTTTGATGTAGTTATAATAGATGAAGCTGCACAAGCT GTGGAACCAGCTATTCTTGTTCCATTGACAAATGGATGCAAACAAGTATTTCTG ATTGGTGACCCGGTTCAACTGCCAGCTACTGTAATTTCTCCAATTGCTGCTAAATTTGG GTATGGAATGAGTTTGTTTGAGAGATTTCAAAGGGCTGGTTATCCAGTGACCATGCTGAAGATGCAGTACCGAATGCATCCAGAG GGACGTGAAAAGGATGTTGCAATATTTTCTTGTGTCAGGGCAAGCGAGAAAGGAGCCATTGGGTTTTTGGCTGATTTCCGGCGAATGAATGTTGGGATCACAAGAGCAAAATCTTCTATATTG GTAGTGGGATCTGCATCAACATTAAGGAAAGGTGACAAGCATTGGAATAACCTAGTGGAAAGTGCTGAAAAGAGAGACTCTGTATTTAAG GTTTCGAAGCCGTATGCTTCATTTTTCAGTGATGAGAATCTGGAATCCATGGCAATCAAGAAAGAATCCTCCATGGAGGAAGTTCAGAATGATGAGCTGGATAACGATCCAGGTTCCTACAATTTTGGGGATGCTGACCAAGCACAGGGAGATGACAATGACTATGGAGACGGAGATGGGGAGGCAGACATGGGTGACGGCGGCGATGACTGA
- the LOC117631317 gene encoding probable helicase MAGATAMA 3 isoform X6 has product MAVDKDKLQEAAPIARFHKIVLGWDYYGLLTELTKNEKKNKKKNKGEIDDGLGMGKVKDTYKDVDDYISTYEPLLFEEVKAQIIQSKDENQLLNPKRNLVVACTEVDGFHLATLTYEKSDMDDKEAISQNDLLLLLKPNHQDKEELPTVYAFALVESRQASSFRIRMYLAGEAKNLKTDAVETCPRLLNIKSLVTSSIEGERFFVTRKICSLSTIAREYVALWSIGSLPFKDIILGAAEKNIDSEGQAWKISRPLEEFIKDNLNESQQNAIQQWVTNHKASAKVNCSGEFFRFHHWQLASPWLSGSNPREEIMPVNGDDGFFPTTGNELKPEVVNSSRKYRVRVLVCAPSNSALDEIVLRVLNSGVRDESDRSYNPKIVRIGLKAHHSVQAVSMDDMVERKKGSMGGSKDRDGGADRFRAEILEEAVIVFSTLSFSGSPLFSKYNRGFDVVIIDEAAQAVEPAILVPLTNGCKQVFLIGDPVQLPATVISPIAAKFGYGMSLFERFQRAGYPVTMLKMQYRMHPEIRSFPSREFYSESLEDGPNIKEQTKRSWHDYRCFGPFCFFDLHEAKESEDSGSKSNDAEVEFVMLLYNKLVSKYPELKSSHQFAIISPYAAQVNLLKERFKSTFGVQSEKVVDITTVDGCQGREKDVAIFSCVRASEKGAIGFLADFRRMNVGITRAKSSILVVGSASTLRKGDKHWNNLVESAEKRDSVFKVSKPYASFFSDENLESMAIKKESSMEEVQNDELDNDPGSYNFGDADQAQGDDNDYGDGDGEADMGDGGDD; this is encoded by the exons ATGGCGGTGGACAAAGACAAGCTTCAGGAAGCCGCTCCCATTGCTCGTTTCCACAAGATTGTTCTCGGTTGGGACTACTACGGCCTCCTCACAGAGTTAACT aagaatgagaagaagaataagaagaagaataagggAGAGATAGATGACGGTTTAGGAATGGGAAAAGTGAAAGACACCTACAAAGATGTGGATGACTATATCTCTACTTATGAACCCCTTCTTTTTGAAGAAGTCAAAGCTCAGATTATTCAGAGCAAAGACGAGAATCAAT TACTAAACCCCAAGAGAAATTTGGTTGTGGCGTGCACTGAAGTTGATGGGTTTCACTTAGCAACTCTTACCTATGAGAAGAGTGACATGGATGACAAGGAAGCAATATCACAGAATgatcttttgcttcttttgaaacCAAAT CATCAAGACAAGGAAGAACTCCCAACAGTCTATGCTTTTGCATTGGTAGAAAGTCGTCAGGCAAGTTCTTTTAGGATTAGAATGTATTTGGCCGGAGAAGCCAAAAACTTGAAGACAGATGCAGTTGAAACTTGTCCAAGGTTGTTAAACATAAAGTCATTGGTTACTTCTAGTATTGAAGGAGAGAGGTTTTTTGTCACTCGAAAG ATTTGCAGTTTATCAACTATTGCTCGTGAATATGTAGCTCTATGGTCAATTGGCTCTCTGCCCTTTAAGGATATAATTCTTGGAGCTGCTGAGAAAAATATCGATTCAGAAGGCCAAGCCTGGAAAATTTCTAGGCCTCTGGAGGAATTTATAAAAGACAATCTTAATGAATCACAACAAAACGCCATACAA CAGTGGGTCACAAACCATAAAGCTTCGGCAAAAGTTAACTGTTCAGGAGAA TTTTTCAGATTCCATCATTGGCAATTAGCATCTCCATGGCTTAGTGGTAGCAATCCTAGAGAGGAAATAATGCCTGTTAATGGTGATGATGGTTTTTTTCCGACCACTGGAAATGAGTTA AAACCAGAAGTAGTCAATTCTAGTCGTAAATACCGCGTACGTGTCCTCGTGTGTGCTCCTTCAAACTCTGCCCTGGATGAGATTGTGTTGCGTGTTCTGAACAGTG GTGTGCGTGATGAAAGTGACCGTTCATATAATCCCAAAATTGTGCGGATTGGTCTTAAGGCTCATCATTCAGTCCAAGCAGTCTCCATGGATGACATG GTAGAACGAAAGAAAGGAAGCATGGGGGGTAGTAAAGACAGAGATGGAGGTGCTGATAGGTTTCGAGCAGAAATTTTGGAGGAGGCAGTTATT GTCTTCTCTACCCTTAGCTTTAGTGGTTCACCTCTTTTCAGTAAATACAATCGCGGTTTTGATGTAGTTATAATAGATGAAGCTGCACAAGCT GTGGAACCAGCTATTCTTGTTCCATTGACAAATGGATGCAAACAAGTATTTCTG ATTGGTGACCCGGTTCAACTGCCAGCTACTGTAATTTCTCCAATTGCTGCTAAATTTGG GTATGGAATGAGTTTGTTTGAGAGATTTCAAAGGGCTGGTTATCCAGTGACCATGCTGAAGATGCAGTACCGAATGCATCCAGAG ATTAGGAGCTTTCCTTCTCGAGAGTTTTATTCAGAGTCATTGGAGGATGGTCCTAATATTAAAGAGCAGACAAAGCGTTCCTGGCATGACTATCGCTGCTTTggacccttttgtttttttgactTACATGAAGCGAAAGAATCGGAGGACTCAGGAAGTAAATCTAATGATGCTGAGGTAGAATTTGTCATGCTCTTGTACAATAAGTTGGTCAGTAAATATCCAGAGCTTAAATCAAGTCATCAGTTCGCGATTATATCACCCTATGCTGCACAAGTAAACCTCTTGAAAGAACGTTTCAAAAGTACTTTCGGAGTGCAGTCTGAGAAAGTAGTGGATATTACTACTGTTGATGGTTGCCAG GGACGTGAAAAGGATGTTGCAATATTTTCTTGTGTCAGGGCAAGCGAGAAAGGAGCCATTGGGTTTTTGGCTGATTTCCGGCGAATGAATGTTGGGATCACAAGAGCAAAATCTTCTATATTG GTAGTGGGATCTGCATCAACATTAAGGAAAGGTGACAAGCATTGGAATAACCTAGTGGAAAGTGCTGAAAAGAGAGACTCTGTATTTAAG GTTTCGAAGCCGTATGCTTCATTTTTCAGTGATGAGAATCTGGAATCCATGGCAATCAAGAAAGAATCCTCCATGGAGGAAGTTCAGAATGATGAGCTGGATAACGATCCAGGTTCCTACAATTTTGGGGATGCTGACCAAGCACAGGGAGATGACAATGACTATGGAGACGGAGATGGGGAGGCAGACATGGGTGACGGCGGCGATGACTGA
- the LOC117631317 gene encoding probable helicase MAGATAMA 3 isoform X2, producing MAVDKDKLQEAAPIARFHKIVLGWDYYGLLTELTKNEKKNKKKNKGEIDDGLGMGKVKDTYKDVDDYISTYEPLLFEEVKAQIIQSKDENQLLNPKRNLVVACTEVDGFHLATLTYEKSDMDDKEAISQNDLLLLLKPNHQDKEELPTVYAFALVESRQASSFRIRMYLAGEAKNLKTDAVETCPRLLNIKSLVTSSIEGERFFVTRKICSLSTIAREYVALWSIGSLPFKDIILGAAEKNIDSEGQAWKISRPLEEFIKDNLNESQQNAIQAGLSRKPFILIQGPPGTGKTQTILGLLSAILHATPARVHSSGSQTIKLRQKLTVQEKFHHWQLASPWLSGSNPREEIMPVNGDDGFFPTTGNELKPEVVNSSRKYRVRVLVCAPSNSALDEIVLRVLNSGVRDESDRSYNPKIVRIGLKAHHSVQAVSMDDMVERKKGSMGGSKDRDGGADRFRAEILEEAVIVFSTLSFSGSPLFSKYNRGFDVVIIDEAAQAVEPAILVPLTNGCKQVFLIGDPVQLPATVISPIAAKFGYGMSLFERFQRAGYPVTMLKMQYRMHPEIRSFPSREFYSESLEDGPNIKEQTKRSWHDYRCFGPFCFFDLHEAKESEDSGSKSNDAEVEFVMLLYNKLVSKYPELKSSHQFAIISPYAAQVNLLKERFKSTFGVQSEKVVDITTVDGCQGREKDVAIFSCVRASEKGAIGFLADFRRMNVGITRAKSSILVVGSASTLRKGDKHWNNLVESAEKRDSVFKVSKPYASFFSDENLESMAIKKESSMEEVQNDELDNDPGSYNFGDADQAQGDDNDYGDGDGEADMGDGGDD from the exons ATGGCGGTGGACAAAGACAAGCTTCAGGAAGCCGCTCCCATTGCTCGTTTCCACAAGATTGTTCTCGGTTGGGACTACTACGGCCTCCTCACAGAGTTAACT aagaatgagaagaagaataagaagaagaataagggAGAGATAGATGACGGTTTAGGAATGGGAAAAGTGAAAGACACCTACAAAGATGTGGATGACTATATCTCTACTTATGAACCCCTTCTTTTTGAAGAAGTCAAAGCTCAGATTATTCAGAGCAAAGACGAGAATCAAT TACTAAACCCCAAGAGAAATTTGGTTGTGGCGTGCACTGAAGTTGATGGGTTTCACTTAGCAACTCTTACCTATGAGAAGAGTGACATGGATGACAAGGAAGCAATATCACAGAATgatcttttgcttcttttgaaacCAAAT CATCAAGACAAGGAAGAACTCCCAACAGTCTATGCTTTTGCATTGGTAGAAAGTCGTCAGGCAAGTTCTTTTAGGATTAGAATGTATTTGGCCGGAGAAGCCAAAAACTTGAAGACAGATGCAGTTGAAACTTGTCCAAGGTTGTTAAACATAAAGTCATTGGTTACTTCTAGTATTGAAGGAGAGAGGTTTTTTGTCACTCGAAAG ATTTGCAGTTTATCAACTATTGCTCGTGAATATGTAGCTCTATGGTCAATTGGCTCTCTGCCCTTTAAGGATATAATTCTTGGAGCTGCTGAGAAAAATATCGATTCAGAAGGCCAAGCCTGGAAAATTTCTAGGCCTCTGGAGGAATTTATAAAAGACAATCTTAATGAATCACAACAAAACGCCATACAA GCCGGTCTATCGCGTAAACCATTTATCCTGATACAG GGTCCTCCAGGGACAGGGAAGACACAAACTATCCTTGGGCTTCTTAGTGCCATTTTGCATGCAACACCAGCAAGAGTGCACTCCAG TGGGTCACAAACCATAAAGCTTCGGCAAAAGTTAACTGTTCAGGAGAA ATTCCATCATTGGCAATTAGCATCTCCATGGCTTAGTGGTAGCAATCCTAGAGAGGAAATAATGCCTGTTAATGGTGATGATGGTTTTTTTCCGACCACTGGAAATGAGTTA AAACCAGAAGTAGTCAATTCTAGTCGTAAATACCGCGTACGTGTCCTCGTGTGTGCTCCTTCAAACTCTGCCCTGGATGAGATTGTGTTGCGTGTTCTGAACAGTG GTGTGCGTGATGAAAGTGACCGTTCATATAATCCCAAAATTGTGCGGATTGGTCTTAAGGCTCATCATTCAGTCCAAGCAGTCTCCATGGATGACATG GTAGAACGAAAGAAAGGAAGCATGGGGGGTAGTAAAGACAGAGATGGAGGTGCTGATAGGTTTCGAGCAGAAATTTTGGAGGAGGCAGTTATT GTCTTCTCTACCCTTAGCTTTAGTGGTTCACCTCTTTTCAGTAAATACAATCGCGGTTTTGATGTAGTTATAATAGATGAAGCTGCACAAGCT GTGGAACCAGCTATTCTTGTTCCATTGACAAATGGATGCAAACAAGTATTTCTG ATTGGTGACCCGGTTCAACTGCCAGCTACTGTAATTTCTCCAATTGCTGCTAAATTTGG GTATGGAATGAGTTTGTTTGAGAGATTTCAAAGGGCTGGTTATCCAGTGACCATGCTGAAGATGCAGTACCGAATGCATCCAGAG ATTAGGAGCTTTCCTTCTCGAGAGTTTTATTCAGAGTCATTGGAGGATGGTCCTAATATTAAAGAGCAGACAAAGCGTTCCTGGCATGACTATCGCTGCTTTggacccttttgtttttttgactTACATGAAGCGAAAGAATCGGAGGACTCAGGAAGTAAATCTAATGATGCTGAGGTAGAATTTGTCATGCTCTTGTACAATAAGTTGGTCAGTAAATATCCAGAGCTTAAATCAAGTCATCAGTTCGCGATTATATCACCCTATGCTGCACAAGTAAACCTCTTGAAAGAACGTTTCAAAAGTACTTTCGGAGTGCAGTCTGAGAAAGTAGTGGATATTACTACTGTTGATGGTTGCCAG GGACGTGAAAAGGATGTTGCAATATTTTCTTGTGTCAGGGCAAGCGAGAAAGGAGCCATTGGGTTTTTGGCTGATTTCCGGCGAATGAATGTTGGGATCACAAGAGCAAAATCTTCTATATTG GTAGTGGGATCTGCATCAACATTAAGGAAAGGTGACAAGCATTGGAATAACCTAGTGGAAAGTGCTGAAAAGAGAGACTCTGTATTTAAG GTTTCGAAGCCGTATGCTTCATTTTTCAGTGATGAGAATCTGGAATCCATGGCAATCAAGAAAGAATCCTCCATGGAGGAAGTTCAGAATGATGAGCTGGATAACGATCCAGGTTCCTACAATTTTGGGGATGCTGACCAAGCACAGGGAGATGACAATGACTATGGAGACGGAGATGGGGAGGCAGACATGGGTGACGGCGGCGATGACTGA